Proteins encoded within one genomic window of Raineyella fluvialis:
- a CDS encoding HNH endonuclease signature motif containing protein, which produces MLDVGREHRLVTGPIRTALMVRDRGCAFPGCDKPPAACHAHHVVPWQSGGVTSVENLVLVCAHHHGIVEPTADPPGRRWEIRIGADGVPEVLPPVHVDRSRRPRRHQRFRAPLSA; this is translated from the coding sequence GTGTTGGACGTCGGGCGGGAGCATCGACTGGTCACCGGCCCGATCCGTACGGCGCTGATGGTGCGGGACCGGGGCTGCGCGTTCCCCGGGTGTGACAAGCCGCCCGCCGCATGTCATGCGCATCACGTGGTGCCCTGGCAGAGCGGTGGGGTGACGTCGGTGGAGAACCTGGTGTTGGTGTGTGCGCATCATCACGGGATCGTGGAGCCGACCGCCGACCCGCCCGGTCGCCGGTGGGAGATCCGCATCGGCGCCGATGGCGTCCCCGAGGTCCTGCCGCCGGTCCATGTGGATCGGAGCCGCCGGCCTCGCCGCCACCAACGGTTCCGCGCCCCGTTGTCCGCCTGA
- a CDS encoding DUF222 domain-containing protein has translation MEREWGTPTGEMLAGILGLLDGLDDDRGLATDRERVDLASVAIEASDRLRLLAAVLVGEAEATGADVAATGLSVVSWLADTRRMTRPEVWTLVHQGRDLAEFPMVRAAGLAGRLSPTQARAICDVLVDLPDELGPAMLRQAESDMVGYAAGLDSRGLATAAEHLLEVLAPETAEDLEAKRLERELRLARRNRGLDFADDRHGSVLIKGKLPVLAAQSLIVQIDAIVARDHRRALDALDPLAEDVTPAMRRADALVELAAAAALHQDAPAHGGDRPRIVVTIPEERLTDLAASGGLVGPGCPSRRVSCDSSAAMPTSSRSPWVGAPRCWTSGGSIDWSPARSVRR, from the coding sequence ATGGAACGGGAATGGGGGACCCCGACCGGTGAGATGCTCGCCGGAATCCTGGGGCTGTTGGACGGTCTCGATGATGACCGTGGCCTCGCCACCGATCGGGAGCGAGTGGACCTCGCGTCGGTCGCGATCGAGGCGTCGGACCGGTTGCGCCTGCTCGCGGCGGTGCTGGTCGGTGAGGCCGAGGCGACCGGTGCTGATGTCGCGGCAACCGGGTTGTCGGTGGTGAGCTGGTTGGCCGACACACGTCGCATGACGCGGCCGGAGGTGTGGACTCTGGTCCACCAGGGGCGTGACTTGGCGGAGTTTCCGATGGTGCGCGCGGCAGGGTTGGCAGGCCGCCTGTCGCCGACACAGGCGCGGGCGATCTGCGACGTGCTGGTCGATCTGCCCGATGAGCTCGGGCCCGCGATGCTCCGGCAGGCGGAGTCGGACATGGTCGGTTATGCGGCCGGTCTCGATTCTCGAGGTCTGGCGACCGCCGCCGAGCACCTGCTGGAGGTTCTCGCGCCTGAGACGGCGGAGGATCTGGAGGCAAAGAGACTGGAGCGGGAGTTGCGGCTGGCCCGGCGCAACCGCGGCCTCGACTTCGCTGATGACCGACACGGATCGGTGCTGATCAAGGGGAAGCTGCCGGTGCTCGCGGCACAGTCGCTCATCGTCCAGATCGACGCGATCGTCGCTCGGGACCACCGGCGAGCCCTGGATGCCCTGGATCCATTGGCCGAGGACGTGACGCCGGCGATGCGACGCGCCGATGCCCTGGTCGAGCTCGCCGCTGCTGCCGCGCTGCACCAGGATGCACCCGCCCACGGGGGTGATCGGCCCCGGATCGTGGTCACCATCCCCGAGGAGCGGTTGACCGATCTGGCGGCCTCCGGAGGCTTGGTGGGGCCGGGGTGCCCGTCGCGGCGAGTGAGCTGCGACAGCTCTGCTGCGATGCCGACCTCGTCCCGGTCACCCTGGGTGGGTGCTCCGAGGTGTTGGACGTCGGGCGGGAGCATCGACTGGTCACCGGCCCGATCCGTACGGCGCTGA
- a CDS encoding TetR/AcrR family transcriptional regulator has product MTPDNDRTTRTDRVPRQRLDADTRRGEILAAADGLFAAAPYADVSVVAVATAAGASEALVFRYFGTKAALYAEVVRASLAELARQQAAAVAALPPNTSARDRVTTSLGIALDHVADGTPGARGFLEGGTEPPQALAVRREARLATVEALRQMLVPSPWDRHEYALWGFLGFLDGACAHWIAGGCREEERWPLIEAALGALQGALGDWGR; this is encoded by the coding sequence GTGACCCCAGACAACGACCGCACCACACGGACGGACCGCGTCCCACGGCAGCGTCTCGACGCCGACACCCGGCGCGGAGAGATCCTCGCTGCCGCCGACGGGCTCTTCGCCGCGGCACCGTACGCCGACGTCTCTGTCGTCGCCGTCGCCACCGCGGCGGGCGCCTCTGAGGCCCTCGTCTTCCGCTACTTCGGCACAAAGGCCGCCCTGTACGCCGAAGTCGTCCGTGCCTCCCTGGCGGAACTCGCCCGCCAACAGGCCGCCGCTGTCGCTGCCCTACCCCCCAACACCTCGGCGCGTGACCGCGTGACCACCTCCCTCGGGATCGCGCTCGACCACGTGGCCGACGGCACGCCGGGGGCGCGCGGGTTCCTCGAGGGCGGCACGGAACCTCCGCAGGCCCTCGCGGTCCGCCGGGAAGCCCGCCTGGCGACCGTCGAGGCCCTTCGCCAGATGCTGGTGCCGAGTCCGTGGGATCGCCACGAGTACGCCCTTTGGGGCTTCCTGGGCTTCCTCGACGGTGCCTGCGCACACTGGATCGCCGGCGGCTGCCGTGAGGAGGAGCGCTGGCCGTTGATCGAGGCGGCACTCGGCGCCCTGCAGGGCGCCCTGGGCGACTGGGGACGCTGA